A window of Streptomyces sp. SAI-127 contains these coding sequences:
- a CDS encoding MMPL family transporter has protein sequence MATFLYRLGRLAFRRRRVVAMLWVAVLAAIGIGAMSAPGTSSGALSVPGTQSQRAIDLLQKEFPQASADGATARVVFEAPSGQKLTSAANRTEVESLVARLEKSPQVSGVTDPFADGLVSRSGTIAYTQVSYKVAQADVGAAAHTVQTDVVAQGEKAGLKVSLGGNAVENKATSKAAELIGVGVAAVVLVITFGSMIAAGLPLLTAILGVAAAVLSVTLATHFFDLASSSTTLALMLGLAVAIDYALFIVSRYRNEIRDGHEPEEACGRALGTAGSAVVFAGLTVIVALSGLSVIGIGMLTSMGLASAFAVAVAVIIALTLLPAVLGFAGMRIMKGRLHTRRMKALERGEGESMGVRWARFVTRNPVKVLVVSVAGLALLAIPTMSLKMALNDDSGKPPGTTQRIAYDTLSKGFGPGFNGPLTVVVDARDSDSPKAAAQDAYTMLSKLDDVAAVRPPSFNQTGDVALLGAVPKSAPTSEATKDLVGEIRDHGAALHQDTGAELMVTGLTAVNIDVSTKLSDALVPYLAIVVGLALILLLLVFRSIVIPLKAALGFLLSVVSTLGVLVAVFQWGWLKDLFGVDQTGPIVSLLPIVLIGVVFGLAMDYEVFLVSRMREEYVHGAEPTQAIVQGFRHSGRVVTAAAVIMVSVFSGFLLDDEVLIKSIGLGLAAAVFFDAFVVRMTIVPAVMALLGHRSWTLPEWLDRILPNVDVEGEKLRHALEADREAEQTDSAPEPVPAGVAATVHAGSDDHGAPRAFTGVRTSDDTETPAPAQQADSTESQAPARRKLLKNPMRRS, from the coding sequence GTGGCCACCTTCCTCTATCGGCTCGGCCGGCTGGCGTTCCGGCGACGACGCGTCGTCGCGATGCTGTGGGTCGCCGTCCTCGCCGCCATCGGCATCGGCGCCATGAGTGCGCCCGGCACCTCCTCCGGGGCCCTGAGCGTTCCGGGCACCCAGTCCCAGCGGGCGATCGACCTGCTCCAGAAGGAGTTCCCGCAGGCCTCCGCCGACGGCGCCACCGCGCGTGTCGTGTTCGAGGCGCCCAGCGGGCAGAAGCTCACCTCCGCCGCCAACAGGACCGAGGTCGAGTCCCTGGTGGCGAGGCTGGAGAAGTCACCGCAGGTCTCGGGCGTCACCGATCCCTTCGCCGACGGCCTGGTCAGCAGGTCCGGCACCATCGCCTACACCCAGGTGTCCTACAAGGTCGCCCAGGCCGACGTCGGCGCCGCGGCCCACACCGTCCAGACCGACGTCGTCGCCCAGGGCGAGAAGGCGGGCCTGAAGGTGAGCCTGGGCGGCAACGCCGTCGAGAACAAGGCCACCAGCAAGGCGGCCGAGCTGATCGGCGTGGGGGTCGCCGCCGTCGTCCTGGTGATCACCTTCGGCTCGATGATCGCGGCCGGACTGCCCCTCCTCACCGCGATCCTCGGGGTGGCCGCGGCCGTCCTGTCGGTCACACTCGCCACGCACTTCTTCGACCTGGCCTCGTCCTCCACGACCCTGGCACTGATGCTGGGTCTGGCCGTCGCCATCGACTACGCCCTGTTCATCGTCTCCCGCTACCGCAACGAGATCCGCGACGGCCACGAACCCGAGGAAGCCTGCGGACGTGCCCTGGGCACCGCCGGATCGGCGGTCGTCTTCGCGGGCCTGACCGTGATCGTCGCGCTGAGCGGCCTGAGCGTCATCGGCATCGGCATGCTCACCTCCATGGGCCTGGCCTCCGCCTTCGCCGTCGCCGTAGCCGTGATCATCGCGCTGACCCTGCTGCCCGCCGTGCTCGGCTTCGCCGGTATGCGGATCATGAAGGGCAGGCTGCACACCCGCCGCATGAAGGCGCTGGAGCGCGGCGAGGGCGAGTCGATGGGCGTGCGCTGGGCGAGGTTCGTCACCCGCAACCCGGTCAAGGTGCTCGTCGTCTCGGTGGCCGGCCTGGCCCTGCTGGCCATCCCCACGATGTCCCTGAAGATGGCCCTGAACGACGACTCCGGAAAGCCCCCCGGCACCACCCAGCGCATCGCCTACGACACCCTCAGCAAGGGCTTCGGGCCGGGCTTCAACGGACCGCTCACCGTGGTCGTCGACGCCCGGGACAGCGACAGTCCCAAGGCCGCCGCCCAGGACGCGTACACCATGCTGAGCAAGCTGGACGATGTCGCGGCCGTCCGGCCTCCCTCCTTCAACCAGACCGGCGACGTGGCCCTGCTCGGCGCCGTCCCCAAGAGCGCCCCCACCAGTGAGGCCACCAAGGACCTCGTGGGCGAGATCCGCGACCACGGCGCCGCCCTGCACCAGGACACCGGCGCCGAACTGATGGTCACCGGCCTGACCGCAGTCAACATCGACGTCAGCACCAAGCTCTCCGACGCCCTCGTGCCCTACCTGGCCATCGTCGTCGGGCTGGCCCTGATCCTGCTCCTGCTGGTCTTCCGGTCGATCGTGATCCCGCTCAAGGCCGCTCTCGGCTTCCTGCTCAGCGTGGTCTCGACCCTCGGTGTCCTGGTCGCGGTCTTCCAGTGGGGCTGGCTGAAGGACCTCTTCGGCGTCGACCAGACCGGACCCATCGTCAGCCTGCTGCCCATCGTGCTGATCGGCGTGGTGTTCGGACTCGCCATGGACTACGAGGTCTTCCTCGTCTCCCGGATGCGGGAGGAGTACGTCCACGGCGCCGAACCCACACAGGCCATCGTGCAGGGCTTCCGGCACAGCGGCCGGGTGGTCACCGCCGCCGCGGTCATCATGGTCTCCGTCTTCTCCGGATTCCTCCTCGACGACGAGGTGCTGATCAAATCCATCGGCCTGGGGCTCGCCGCCGCCGTGTTCTTCGACGCCTTCGTCGTCCGGATGACCATCGTCCCCGCGGTGATGGCCCTGCTCGGCCACCGCTCCTGGACCCTGCCGGAGTGGCTCGACCGAATCCTGCCGAACGTGGACGTCGAGGGCGAGAAACTGCGCCACGCTCTCGAAGCCGATCGGGAAGCCGAGCAGACGGACTCCGCGCCCGAACCCGTGCCCGCCGGTGTCGCCGCGACGGTCCACGCAGGATCGGACGACCACGGCGCCCCCCGGGCCTTCACCGGCGTCCGCACTTCTGACGATACGGAAACGCCGGCACCTGCCCAGCAGGCCGACTCGACGGAGTCGCAGGCACCCGCCCGCAGGAAGCTGCTGAAGAACCCGATGCGCAGGAGTTGA
- a CDS encoding LacI family DNA-binding transcriptional regulator translates to MSITDVARAAGVSASTVSRALRGRQGVSDEVRAQITAVAAQLGYTASQSASSLASGRTFTIGVVVPYVGRWFFGTVLDAAEHVFSAAGYDVLLYNLGSPETRKRFFTRMPVRKRVDALLSLLIPDDEESAALRSLGVPLASTVGGARPGFTVVGIDDRAGTESAVRHLVNLGHRRIAMISGSSGPQHWTTPIARRQAYLDVLAEAGIEHDPALEADGDYTVEGGERAMTELLAASRPPTAVFAQSDEMAMGALRALRRHRLKVPDDVSVVGFDDHELADVIGLTTVAQPVAGQGAEAARLLLRQLDEPGTEAPGHVQMPIRLVLRETTAPPRPRGPQ, encoded by the coding sequence GTGAGCATCACCGATGTCGCCCGCGCCGCCGGAGTCTCGGCGTCCACCGTGTCCCGCGCCCTGCGCGGCCGGCAGGGCGTGTCCGACGAGGTGCGCGCTCAGATCACGGCCGTCGCCGCGCAGCTCGGCTATACGGCGTCCCAGTCGGCGTCCAGCCTGGCGAGCGGGCGCACCTTCACCATCGGCGTCGTGGTCCCGTACGTGGGCCGCTGGTTCTTCGGCACCGTGCTGGACGCCGCCGAGCACGTGTTCAGCGCCGCCGGGTACGACGTCCTGCTGTACAACCTGGGCTCGCCGGAGACCCGCAAGCGCTTCTTCACCAGGATGCCGGTCCGCAAGCGGGTGGACGCGCTGCTGTCGCTGCTCATTCCCGACGACGAGGAGTCGGCCGCACTGCGTTCCCTGGGGGTGCCGCTGGCCAGCACGGTCGGCGGCGCCCGGCCCGGCTTCACCGTGGTCGGCATCGACGACCGGGCCGGCACGGAGAGCGCCGTACGGCATCTGGTGAACCTCGGCCACCGCCGGATCGCCATGATCAGCGGGTCGAGCGGGCCGCAGCACTGGACCACGCCCATCGCGCGACGCCAGGCGTACCTGGACGTGCTGGCCGAGGCCGGGATCGAGCACGATCCGGCCCTGGAGGCGGACGGCGACTACACCGTCGAGGGCGGCGAGCGGGCCATGACCGAACTGCTGGCCGCCTCCCGGCCGCCGACGGCGGTGTTCGCCCAGTCCGACGAGATGGCGATGGGCGCGCTGCGCGCCCTGCGGCGGCACCGGCTGAAGGTGCCGGACGACGTGTCCGTCGTCGGCTTCGACGATCACGAGCTCGCCGACGTGATCGGACTGACCACCGTCGCCCAGCCGGTGGCCGGCCAGGGCGCCGAGGCCGCCCGGCTGCTGCTGCGGCAGCTCGACGAGCCGGGCACCGAGGCACCCGGGCACGTGCAGATGCCCATCCGTCTCGTCCTGCGCGAGACGACCGCCCCGCCGCGCCCGCGCGGACCTCAGTGA
- a CDS encoding sugar ABC transporter substrate-binding protein, which yields MSSTSRRYRRTACTSLALVLPFAALAACGGGSGGTSADAGSGKGTISVWAHQGQKSEDTALQNAVKSFNSSQSKIKVELKLIPGNDYTKTITATDASQLPDVMEFDGPTMANFVYNKKLAAIDSYVSAKTMGNATAASKAQGEVDGKHYGLGMYDSGLGVYGNKKLLDAAGVKYPTGLSDDWTAPQFTAALKALKAKDSDGKVLDLQENNGLSNEWGTYGFAPIVWSAGGSLLKDGKAEGALDTPAVVSAMKTFQSWKTYTDPNTDGNAFAKGRVALSWVGHWMYPAYSKALGSDLVVLPLPDFGNGPKSGQGSWAWGIGANTKNAKAAGAFLDYLMNDTNVTAMTTANGAPPATKTALAASPLYQRGGPLQLFADQLAKPCGDSDITKSCVAVTRPVTAGYPTVTAKFSDALNSIYGGADPKSALAKAARSIDQDFSDNAGYKIP from the coding sequence ATGAGCTCGACCAGCAGAAGGTACCGCCGCACGGCCTGTACGAGTCTCGCCCTCGTCCTGCCCTTCGCCGCCCTGGCGGCCTGCGGCGGCGGCAGCGGTGGCACCTCCGCCGACGCGGGCAGCGGCAAGGGCACGATCAGTGTCTGGGCCCACCAGGGCCAGAAGAGCGAGGACACCGCCCTGCAGAACGCGGTGAAGTCCTTCAACTCCTCACAGAGCAAGATCAAGGTCGAGCTGAAGCTCATACCCGGCAACGACTACACCAAGACCATCACCGCCACCGACGCTTCCCAGCTGCCGGACGTGATGGAGTTCGACGGACCGACCATGGCGAACTTCGTCTACAACAAGAAGCTCGCCGCGATCGACTCGTACGTCTCCGCCAAGACCATGGGCAACGCCACCGCCGCGAGCAAGGCGCAGGGCGAGGTCGACGGCAAGCACTACGGCCTGGGCATGTACGACTCCGGGCTCGGCGTCTACGGCAACAAGAAGCTCCTGGACGCGGCCGGGGTGAAGTACCCGACGGGCCTGTCCGACGACTGGACGGCCCCTCAGTTCACCGCCGCACTCAAGGCACTCAAGGCCAAGGACTCCGACGGCAAGGTCCTCGACCTCCAGGAGAACAACGGCCTGTCCAACGAGTGGGGCACCTACGGCTTCGCCCCGATCGTGTGGTCCGCCGGCGGCTCCCTGCTCAAGGACGGCAAGGCGGAGGGCGCCCTCGACACCCCGGCCGTGGTCTCGGCCATGAAGACCTTCCAGTCCTGGAAGACCTACACCGACCCCAACACGGACGGCAACGCCTTCGCCAAGGGCCGCGTCGCTCTCAGCTGGGTCGGCCACTGGATGTACCCCGCCTACAGCAAGGCCCTCGGCAGCGACCTCGTCGTCCTGCCGCTTCCCGACTTCGGCAACGGCCCCAAGTCGGGCCAGGGTTCGTGGGCCTGGGGCATCGGCGCCAACACCAAGAACGCCAAGGCGGCCGGCGCCTTCCTCGACTACCTCATGAACGACACCAACGTCACCGCCATGACGACGGCCAACGGCGCCCCGCCCGCCACGAAGACCGCGCTCGCCGCCAGCCCCCTCTACCAGCGGGGCGGCCCGCTCCAGCTCTTCGCCGACCAGCTCGCCAAGCCCTGCGGCGACAGTGACATCACCAAGTCCTGCGTCGCCGTCACCCGCCCGGTCACGGCCGGATACCCCACGGTCACCGCCAAGTTCAGCGACGCCCTGAACTCGATCTACGGCGGCGCCGACCCGAAGAGCGCGCTGGCCAAGGCCGCCCGCTCCATCGACCAGGACTTCTCCGACAACGCCGGATACAAGATCCCGTAG
- a CDS encoding sugar ABC transporter permease, which translates to MTAVKAARSTRSGPRNRPRNRDWLHGLLMSAPAVAGLVAFVGIPFAYAVVLSFYNVRLGSPLAPSFFGLEQYRRLFTDPDLSGPFLRALLNNLTFAVVVVPLQTGLALALAILLNRKLKAIGLFRSFFFMPVVFPMTLVAVIWRLILARSDQGLLNSALHAVSFGNWGAFDWLGDSATAMASVIVLSVWQGVGFQMVILLAGLQQIPGELYEAAELDRATPWQQFRHVTLPGIRGTLVFVATLTSVLSFRVFDQVYVLIHGGGLDEDATRTVMYQAVTTAFDQNNIGQASAITVVFFLIVVALTLIQRRVVRPDNED; encoded by the coding sequence ATGACCGCCGTGAAAGCAGCCCGGTCGACCCGTTCCGGGCCCCGGAACAGGCCCAGGAACCGCGACTGGCTGCACGGACTGCTGATGTCCGCGCCCGCCGTCGCCGGGCTCGTCGCCTTCGTCGGCATCCCGTTCGCCTACGCCGTCGTCCTCTCCTTCTACAACGTCCGCCTCGGCTCGCCCCTGGCCCCCTCGTTCTTCGGCCTGGAGCAGTACCGGCGGCTGTTCACCGACCCGGACCTGTCGGGCCCGTTCCTGCGGGCCCTGCTGAACAACCTGACCTTCGCCGTAGTCGTCGTACCGCTCCAGACGGGCTTGGCGCTGGCGCTGGCGATCCTGCTCAACCGCAAGCTCAAGGCCATCGGCCTCTTCCGCTCCTTCTTCTTCATGCCGGTCGTCTTCCCCATGACGCTGGTCGCCGTGATCTGGCGGCTCATCCTCGCCCGCAGCGACCAGGGCCTGCTCAACTCCGCACTGCACGCGGTGAGTTTCGGCAACTGGGGCGCCTTCGACTGGCTCGGCGACTCCGCCACCGCCATGGCCTCGGTCATCGTGCTGTCGGTATGGCAGGGCGTCGGCTTCCAGATGGTCATTCTGCTGGCCGGCCTCCAGCAGATCCCCGGCGAGCTGTACGAGGCCGCCGAGCTCGACCGGGCCACGCCCTGGCAGCAGTTCCGGCATGTCACGCTGCCCGGCATCCGCGGCACGCTCGTCTTCGTCGCCACGCTCACCTCGGTGCTGTCCTTCCGGGTCTTCGACCAGGTGTACGTCCTCATCCACGGCGGCGGTCTCGACGAGGACGCCACCCGGACGGTCATGTACCAGGCCGTCACCACCGCCTTCGACCAGAACAACATCGGTCAGGCATCCGCGATCACCGTCGTCTTCTTCCTGATCGTCGTCGCCCTGACCCTCATCCAGCGCCGCGTCGTCCGGCCCGACAACGAGGACTGA
- a CDS encoding SGNH/GDSL hydrolase family protein, which yields MGAYARAALAGIVSCGVLLTAVLIGRPDGNHDSSQDERPQPGPYVALGDSYTSGPRIPRQTGTPAGCDRSDHNYPALVARHLGVPAADFHDVSCSGATVIALTAPQKTSNGTNPAQLSALSKRTRLVTLGIGGNDIGFASTVTRCVTMGAMYRATGSGRLFSDDAPCEKQYVDGGTDEVKQKIRATGRTLSAALAEIARRAPKARVYVVGYPAILPAEGKGCGRELPLAPGDASYLHDKGEQLNTMLHEQAEAAGATYVDTYSPSVGHDACSARKTRWIEPLRPSSPAAAVHPNAHGEQGIADAVLRTLAS from the coding sequence ATGGGAGCGTATGCACGCGCAGCTCTGGCCGGGATCGTGAGCTGCGGCGTTCTGCTCACCGCCGTCCTCATCGGACGGCCGGACGGCAACCACGACAGCTCCCAGGACGAGCGACCGCAGCCCGGGCCCTACGTCGCTCTCGGCGACTCCTACACCTCCGGCCCGAGGATCCCCCGGCAAACCGGGACACCGGCCGGCTGCGACCGCTCCGACCACAACTACCCCGCACTCGTGGCACGCCACCTCGGCGTGCCGGCTGCCGACTTCCATGACGTCAGTTGCAGCGGCGCCACCGTCATCGCCCTCACCGCCCCGCAGAAGACGTCCAACGGCACCAACCCCGCCCAGCTCTCGGCCCTCTCGAAGCGGACCCGGCTGGTCACCCTCGGCATCGGCGGCAACGACATCGGCTTCGCCTCGACGGTCACGAGATGCGTCACGATGGGTGCGATGTACCGCGCGACCGGCAGCGGCCGCCTCTTCTCCGACGACGCGCCCTGCGAGAAGCAGTACGTCGACGGCGGCACCGACGAAGTGAAACAGAAGATCCGGGCAACCGGCCGAACGCTCTCCGCGGCGCTGGCCGAGATCGCACGGCGCGCGCCGAAGGCCCGGGTCTACGTCGTCGGCTATCCGGCGATCCTGCCCGCCGAAGGGAAGGGCTGCGGCAGGGAGCTCCCCCTCGCGCCCGGCGACGCGAGCTACCTGCACGACAAGGGGGAGCAGCTCAACACCATGCTGCACGAGCAGGCCGAGGCCGCCGGAGCGACGTACGTCGACACCTACTCCCCGTCCGTCGGCCACGACGCCTGCTCCGCGCGGAAAACCCGCTGGATAGAGCCCCTCCGGCCCAGCAGCCCGGCCGCCGCCGTCCACCCGAACGCGCACGGCGAGCAGGGCATAGCCGACGCCGTGCTCCGCACGCTCGCCTCATAG
- a CDS encoding response regulator transcription factor, which translates to MTTVLIVDDQALQRLGFSMLLEQHPDLTLIGEATHGAEAVRKAAELKPDVVLMDVRMPGMDGIEATRRIVESGGRSRILVLTTFDLDEYAYDALRAGASGFLLKDAMPDELVAGIRAVAAGDAVISPGLTRKLIDAFGSRLPGHTPEQQRQLARLTNREREVLTAVATGWSNTEIAERLSLAESTVKSHVSSILTKIGVRDRVQAVIFAYDTGLVRPA; encoded by the coding sequence ATGACCACCGTGCTCATCGTCGACGACCAGGCCCTGCAACGCCTCGGCTTCAGCATGCTCCTGGAACAGCACCCCGACCTCACCCTCATCGGCGAGGCCACCCACGGTGCCGAAGCCGTCCGCAAGGCCGCCGAGCTCAAACCCGACGTCGTCCTCATGGACGTCCGTATGCCCGGCATGGACGGCATCGAGGCCACCAGACGCATCGTCGAGTCCGGCGGCCGCTCCCGCATCCTGGTCCTGACCACCTTCGACCTCGACGAATACGCCTACGACGCCCTGCGCGCCGGAGCCTCCGGGTTCCTGCTGAAAGACGCCATGCCCGACGAACTCGTCGCCGGGATCCGCGCGGTGGCCGCCGGGGACGCCGTCATCTCGCCCGGTCTGACCCGCAAGCTCATCGATGCCTTCGGCAGCCGTCTGCCCGGTCACACGCCCGAACAGCAACGTCAGCTGGCCCGCCTCACCAACCGCGAACGCGAGGTGCTCACCGCCGTCGCGACCGGCTGGAGCAACACCGAGATCGCCGAACGCCTCTCCCTCGCCGAGTCCACCGTCAAGTCACACGTGAGCAGCATCCTCACCAAGATCGGAGTCCGGGACCGGGTCCAAGCGGTGATCTTCGCCTACGACACCGGTCTCGTCCGACCTGCTTGA
- a CDS encoding histidine kinase — translation MSIIAWLSSWRWADRTHPRVRRWGVPLFCAVLGLPSVLDPVGGSGVAEELVLTVAVAVPLLWRERRPMLVFALITATAVLMASTGSLHGANASADVARIVALFNVGRFATPGRLLIAVAVSLVQLVAWAATLWSDGRPAYATRPEILILLGVVTVTAIAGLGLATRLVNVVIAALQKEKDQQARLAVAQERARVSKEMHDILGHTLAVIVGLADGAAGLTEAKPHRGAETLRIIAGSGRSALAELRRLLAVIGDEADRPHDAPLAPQPGLADLDPLIERVRAAGTAVTLSTDGDLTALAPGLQLAVYRIVQEALTNTLKYAAADTSVSVRVAVGSDTVHVDVEDTGPPRTPRSRRRGTGSGRGLVGMRERAAIYQGRVTAGPNREGGWSVHARLLTAPPVKTTPTATREHPRT, via the coding sequence GTGTCGATCATCGCGTGGCTGTCGTCCTGGCGGTGGGCGGACCGGACCCACCCCCGGGTCCGGAGGTGGGGCGTACCGCTGTTCTGCGCCGTCCTGGGACTGCCGTCCGTACTCGATCCCGTCGGCGGATCCGGGGTCGCCGAAGAGCTGGTCCTCACCGTCGCCGTGGCCGTGCCGCTGCTGTGGCGGGAGCGCAGGCCCATGCTGGTCTTCGCGCTCATCACCGCCACCGCCGTGCTGATGGCCTCCACCGGGTCTCTCCACGGTGCCAACGCCAGTGCCGACGTCGCCCGCATCGTGGCCCTGTTCAACGTCGGCCGCTTCGCCACCCCCGGCCGGCTGCTCATCGCCGTCGCCGTCTCCCTGGTGCAACTGGTGGCCTGGGCCGCCACGCTCTGGAGCGACGGCCGGCCGGCGTACGCCACCCGGCCGGAAATCCTCATCCTGCTGGGGGTGGTGACGGTGACGGCCATCGCCGGTCTCGGTCTCGCCACCCGCCTGGTCAACGTCGTCATCGCCGCCCTGCAGAAGGAGAAGGACCAGCAGGCCCGCCTCGCCGTCGCCCAGGAACGCGCCCGCGTCTCCAAGGAGATGCACGACATCCTCGGCCACACCCTGGCCGTGATCGTCGGTCTGGCCGACGGCGCCGCGGGCCTGACCGAGGCGAAGCCGCACCGCGGTGCCGAGACCCTGCGGATCATCGCCGGCAGCGGCCGCAGCGCCCTCGCCGAACTGCGCCGCCTCCTCGCCGTCATCGGCGACGAGGCCGACCGGCCGCATGATGCCCCGCTCGCCCCGCAGCCCGGTTTGGCCGACCTCGATCCGCTGATCGAACGTGTCCGCGCGGCAGGTACGGCCGTCACCCTCAGCACCGACGGCGACCTCACCGCACTGGCCCCGGGCCTTCAGCTCGCCGTCTACCGCATCGTCCAGGAAGCCCTCACCAACACCCTCAAGTACGCCGCCGCCGACACCTCCGTCAGCGTCCGGGTGGCCGTCGGTTCCGACACGGTCCACGTCGATGTCGAGGACACCGGCCCCCCGCGCACACCCCGGTCCCGCAGACGGGGCACCGGAAGCGGTCGCGGTCTGGTCGGTATGCGCGAGCGCGCGGCCATCTACCAGGGCCGGGTCACCGCCGGGCCCAACCGCGAAGGCGGCTGGAGCGTCCACGCGCGTCTCCTGACCGCCCCGCCCGTCAAAACGACCCCAACGGCAACAAGGGAGCACCCCCGCACATGA
- a CDS encoding carbohydrate ABC transporter permease, with the protein MATTTTTATTATRAPRRRLRLRRVGDYAVLSVLAFVFVLPVLYLLLGSLKPSDEVLNGLSGFLPTHLSFDNYARVLDALNSDSTGYFWRFMGISLLVAFVVVTGGLFVNSMAAYGMSRLKWRGREAVFTLVLLLMLVPFESVAVPLFYMFNEQRNTIYIQAIPFVANAFSIYQFHTFFRSIPPSIEEAARLDGAGPWRTFFAIIVPMSKPVFASIAILTFLTQWGSFLWPVLMVSDPSVRPLPLEMSVFQGQQPPDWGQILAFGVLLVLPVLIVFAFFQRWFVQGVASSAVKG; encoded by the coding sequence ATGGCCACGACCACGACCACGGCTACGACCGCGACCCGCGCGCCACGCCGTCGGCTGCGCCTGCGCCGCGTCGGCGACTACGCCGTCCTCAGCGTGCTCGCCTTCGTCTTCGTCCTGCCGGTCCTGTATCTGCTCCTCGGCAGTCTCAAGCCCTCCGACGAAGTACTGAACGGCCTGAGCGGCTTCCTCCCCACCCACCTGTCCTTCGACAACTACGCGCGTGTCCTCGACGCCCTGAACTCCGACAGCACCGGCTACTTCTGGCGGTTCATGGGCATCTCCCTGCTCGTCGCGTTCGTGGTCGTGACCGGTGGCCTGTTCGTCAACTCGATGGCCGCGTACGGCATGTCACGGCTGAAGTGGCGGGGCAGGGAGGCGGTCTTCACGCTCGTCCTGCTGCTGATGCTGGTCCCGTTCGAGTCGGTGGCGGTGCCGCTGTTCTACATGTTCAACGAGCAGCGCAACACGATCTACATCCAGGCGATCCCGTTCGTGGCCAACGCCTTCTCGATCTACCAGTTCCACACGTTCTTCCGCTCGATCCCGCCGAGCATCGAGGAGGCGGCCCGGCTGGACGGAGCGGGTCCGTGGCGCACCTTCTTCGCGATCATCGTGCCGATGAGCAAACCGGTCTTCGCCTCCATCGCGATCCTGACCTTCCTCACCCAGTGGGGCTCCTTCCTGTGGCCGGTCCTGATGGTCTCCGACCCCTCCGTCCGCCCCCTCCCGCTGGAGATGAGCGTCTTCCAGGGCCAACAGCCCCCGGACTGGGGCCAGATCCTCGCCTTCGGCGTCCTTCTCGTCCTGCCCGTCCTGATCGTCTTCGCGTTCTTCCAACGCTGGTTCGTCCAGGGCGTCGCCAGCTCGGCGGTCAAGGGCTGA
- a CDS encoding histidine kinase, protein MPAPSAPAPAPRPDERQFLQALTSDPEQRVIASAASRLASWRRADRAHPWARRWAMPVFCFAVGSDAYVNPHNVSDPQLPIVLAFCVPLLWRERRPMLIFALTTAVSIVSLPLGVLTGAEFARVIALFNVGRHCTPRRLAVATGVTLVQLVAWAYFFWRGRQLEYVTRPEPVTLMVMVAVAAFAALGLLLRLAYAYIDALKKQRDQQSRLATAQERARVSREMHDILGHTLAVIVGLADGAAALAEAKPERGAQTLRIIGVSGRDALAELRRLLAVIGDDQDGRDGSHDVPLAPQPGLADLDALLDRVRAAGPAVALHAHGDLTGLAPGLQLSVYRIIQEALTNTVKYAAYDTSVHVSIAADPDTVRLTVEDTGPPRTPRARRGPAGGGRGLVGMRERAALYRGEVTAGPNPHGGWTVHAVLIPNAPANSLEQRPA, encoded by the coding sequence GTGCCCGCACCGAGTGCCCCCGCTCCCGCCCCACGCCCGGACGAGCGCCAGTTCCTCCAGGCCCTGACGAGCGATCCCGAGCAGCGGGTGATCGCGTCGGCGGCCTCCCGGCTCGCCTCGTGGCGGCGGGCCGACCGGGCCCACCCCTGGGCCCGGCGGTGGGCGATGCCGGTCTTCTGCTTCGCGGTCGGCAGCGACGCCTACGTCAATCCCCACAACGTCAGCGACCCCCAGCTGCCGATCGTCCTCGCCTTCTGCGTCCCGCTGCTGTGGCGGGAGCGGCGTCCCATGCTGATCTTCGCCCTCACCACGGCCGTCTCGATCGTGTCCCTTCCTCTCGGTGTGCTGACAGGCGCAGAGTTCGCCAGGGTGATCGCCCTCTTCAACGTCGGCCGGCACTGCACCCCACGCCGACTGGCGGTCGCCACCGGCGTCACTCTCGTGCAACTCGTCGCATGGGCCTACTTCTTCTGGCGCGGCCGGCAACTGGAGTACGTCACGCGTCCGGAGCCCGTGACCTTGATGGTGATGGTCGCCGTGGCGGCGTTCGCGGCACTGGGCCTGCTCCTGCGGCTGGCCTACGCCTACATCGACGCACTCAAGAAACAGCGCGACCAGCAGTCCCGGCTCGCCACCGCACAGGAACGCGCCCGCGTCTCCCGCGAGATGCACGACATCCTCGGCCACACCCTCGCCGTCATCGTCGGTCTCGCCGACGGCGCCGCCGCTCTCGCCGAGGCCAAGCCCGAACGCGGCGCCCAGACCCTCCGCATCATCGGCGTCAGCGGCCGCGACGCCCTGGCCGAACTGCGCCGCCTGCTCGCCGTCATCGGCGACGACCAGGACGGCAGGGACGGCTCACACGACGTCCCACTCGCCCCGCAACCCGGCCTCGCAGACCTCGACGCGCTGCTCGACCGGGTCCGCGCCGCCGGCCCCGCCGTCGCCCTGCACGCGCACGGCGACCTCACCGGTCTGGCCCCCGGACTCCAGCTCTCCGTCTACCGCATCATCCAGGAGGCCCTGACCAACACCGTCAAGTACGCCGCCTACGACACCTCGGTCCACGTCTCGATCGCCGCCGACCCCGACACCGTGCGCCTCACCGTCGAGGACACCGGCCCGCCCCGCACCCCACGTGCCCGGCGCGGCCCCGCCGGCGGCGGCCGGGGCCTGGTCGGTATGCGCGAGCGCGCCGCCCTCTACCGGGGCGAGGTCACCGCCGGCCCCAACCCGCACGGCGGCTGGACCGTCCACGCCGTCCTCATCCCCAACGCGCCGGCCAACTCCCTGGAGCAACGCCCCGCGTGA